Proteins encoded by one window of Tubulanus polymorphus chromosome 7, tnTubPoly1.2, whole genome shotgun sequence:
- the LOC141908156 gene encoding uncharacterized protein LOC141908156 isoform X4, producing MSPSRSVLMRQRYREGNSLSPAATLWDNPVSANVVLAAPIKQPASTSSTAGLFENPSQNGTTSSASTAGYFPPPGQSADSGTAAPNPRQQQPVVTQAQQPTFTQPKPLKDANLAPIIDQGNTQDPINKHNEPSPSVQNEPVGDRPVYKGEFRSMKSPNTDQLASNTGGQVNQGLNNTSIAETSRIPNDNIGNLQQVRGPDESSSAPLYQESRQEQAVVTNQPGTPQPQQQRPDNLTMSRSFDTPGGSSQTSSTPARRRSDDQSRDPKDRDDDRRYGRRDDDRSDSRRDDDRRDNDRRDDRRDSRRDDDRSDSRRVDDRRDDRGYRGRDRRYNDRSRYDDDDRRDDYYDRDYRYRPTTPSRDYEDGGRDRPRTPSREDPSRRPTTPSREYDYDRRYGDSRDRWYDRDYYDRYGERPSSRQSQDYRDSRDQYERPRSRQGQGEVETQQRSPSRGSQSEMERPRSRGAHDDYYRDYYRQAEYDRYYGYGRRDSHYYDDRYYEDYYNYQRQDRYNRGYYEEMQYYGQQYADDRYRDYYRNGHNYVGSDRGSQYSSSHSRGATPSHSRGATPSPNDDDSLARVIDYRHQQSYEQQTPQQQQPQQQQRSRPSSRQSYHDEYDGYYRRDDERRYSYGRSHSYDSYGEQNWQQSKQSEGRMTPVKYAMPHVRAFFGPCGQLIKVLPNRPADGQPATVEIHDLENMFADTSEVETLRTFPGPLVNIETHKNDVLSFCHHQARMHHENVNMIDRSSAELLWKYLELLIKQNGTVIGTDIAELLLDGHMPSSDEFRRTGIPIVMSHANLQDLQASGMVELQEDNLVVTNDRASVNAAPATTRGQLSIDDATDRFRHLLLYGRKKDALESAVKNHLWGHALFLASKMDTRTYANILTRFANNSMKMNDPLQTLYQIMSGRQPSAVTGVSDDRWGDWRPHLAMILSNQSISKPELDKKSISSLGDTLASRGCLHASHFCYLMAQHSFGTFLKKTSKLVLIGSSHVLPFNEFASNDAIQCTEIYEYAVALGNPQHVLYHFQPYKYIYATRLAEAGLSQEALHYCEVIANTVSSNPSVYNPIFVKLLYELSSRLKYSDQNRMQYAVYEDPIWLQRLAQVVAAFDDGSLQPVSGVVTPGYSSTTAGSEAGDVLPPDNQQTDQDSHNQSQQQQQGYYGYYNQEGGDQQQQQQQWAQYYNQQQVTATGDQQQTDVTAQQQQQQDWQQQWQQQQQQQQQQQGQYYDGQYYNQYQQPQPTDQTDSQQQQQSVDQVDYAGQNVNLGSSMNSNYTATSDRSEDTVSQSPEAAASSFDYYGASQQQFSKLPPLSISNTTSSSPHELSPGGGGASTPDTVTNSVSSPLSLSRKSSVGSTLSSSLDRQMAKEAMRRLRQTSVGSNSSSRYSQSPPGSLPGSPTEKTPPGGQSIDNKSPTPTITAASNQSNSQAGWFGGLFNRFAPKKKNEIKLPDDKNPTIIWDPVKKRWTNVDGDDEDETNVAPPPKDIDLMNKTSPANTTATSAAPISAQPTPGAPPPSGNRFARQKVRGARGQYVDVLKGSSTAAPAAPASLFNVMPNSTATPAMPNIFMPAAGGAGDMGGASDVNLSSPGAAEDNQQTDPSAAAQPSLTLPPQPEMGQQQQQQQQQQQQQFAPGMTSNPADQAPQQTPSGAAHPPGPGGAGPFMYNPDQFDTNSQMTTGFPPPAGGGSSRLKYGARRSYPK from the exons ATGTCGCCGTCGAGATCGGTTCTAATGAGACAGCGTTACCGCGAAGGTAACAGTCTATCTCCGGCGGCTACGCTGTGGGATAACCCGGTCAGCGCTAACGTCGTACTAGCAGCTCCCATAAAACAGCCAGCTTCTACTAGTTCTACTGCCGGTCTGTTCGAAAATCCTAGTCAGAATGGAACGACGTCTTCGGCCTCGACCGCTGGCTACTTTCCACCTCCTGGTCAGAGCGCCGACAGCGGCACGGCTGCTCCAAACCCTCGACAACAACAGCCAGTAGTTACACAAGCTCAGCAACCAACTTTTACGCAACCGAAACCATTGAAGGATGCTAATTTGGCACCGATCATTGATCAGGGTAATACACAAGATCCTATAAATAAGCATAATGAACCGAGTCCTTCAGTTCAAAACGAACCTGTAGGAGACAGACCAGTTTATAAAGGCGAGTTTCGGTCAATGAAGTCTCCTAATACAGACCAACTGGCATCTAATACTGGTGGTCAAGTCAACCAAGGTTTGAATAATACATCCATCGCTGAGACTTCGCGTATACCTAATGATAATATCGGTAATCTTCAACAAGTTCGCGGCCCCGATGAAAGCAGTTCCGCACCTTTATATCAAGAAAGTCGTCAGGAACAAGCGGTTGTTACCAATCAGCCTGGTACACCACAGCCACAGCAGCAGCGACCCGATAATTTGACGATGTCGCGTAGTTTCGATACGCCGGGCGGTAGTTCTCAGACTAGTAGCACGCCGGCTAGACGCCGCAGTGATGATCAATCACGAGACCCAAAAGACCGTGATGATGACAGACGTTACGGCAGACGTGATGACGACAGGTCGGACAGCAGACGTGATGACGACAGACGCGATAACGACAGACGTGATGACCGACGAGACAGCAGACGCGATGACGACAGGTCGGACAGCAGACGCGTTGACGACAGACGCGATGATCGCGGTTATAGAGGGCGTGATCGTAGATACAACGACCGATCGCGATACGACGATGACGACCGTCGTGACGATTATTACGATCGCGATTACCGATATCGACCGACGACACCGTCTAGGGATTACGAGGACGGCGGTCGTGATCGTCCGCGTACGCCGAGTCGGGAAGATCCATCGAGGCGACCGACTACTCCGTCGCGGGAATATGACTACGATCGGCGATACGGAGACTCGAGAGACAG GTGGTATGATAGAGATTATTATGATCGATACGGTGAACGACCCTCCAGTCGTCAATCACAGGACTACCGCGACTCACGTGATCAGTATGAACGACCCAGGTCTAGACAGGGACAGG GTGAAGTAGAAACGCAGCAGAGATCCCCGTCTAGAGGTAGTCAGAGTGAAATGGAGCGCCCTCGATCCAGAGGAGCTCATGATGATTATTACAGGGATTATTATCGACAAGCGG AATATGATCGTTACTATGGCTATGGCAGACGCGACTCTCATTACTACGACGACCGATATTACGAGGATTACTATAACTACCAGAGACAGGATCGGTATAATCGCGGTTACTATGAAGAAATGCAATATTATGGCCAGCAATACGCCGACGATCG GTATCGGGATTACTATCGCAACGGACACAATTACGTCGGGTCGGATCGTGGTAGCCAATATTCGTCGTCGCATTCTAGAGGCGCCACGCCGTCGCACTCGAGAGGTGCCACGCCTTCCCCGAATGACGATGATAGTCT AGCCCGGGTCATCGACTATCGACATCAACAATCGTACGAACAGCAGACGCCTCAACAGCAGCAGCCACAGCAGCAGCAAAGGTCAAGGCCGTCTAGTCGGCAATCGTACCACGACGAATACGACGGTTACTATCGTCGTGACGATGAGCGTCGTTATAGTTACGGACGGTCGCATAGTTACGACAGCTATGGCGAACAGAACTGGCAACAATCGAAACAATCGG AAGGTCGTATGACGCCGGTGAAGTATGCCATGCCGCATGTTCGAGCATTTTTTGGTCCGTGTGGTCAGCTGATAAAGGTTCTGCCCAATCGGCCGGCAGACGGACAGCCTGCTACGGTTGAAATACATGATCTTGAAAACATGTTCGCCGATACGTCCGAAGTAGAAACGCTTAGAACATTCCCCGGTCCTCTAGTCAA tattgAAACTCATAAGAATGACGTGCTATCGTTCTGTCACCACCAAGCGCGAATGCACCACGAAAATGTTAACATGATCGATCGTAGCTCGGCGGAATTATTGTGGAAATATCTGGAATTACTCATCAAACAAAACGGA ACTGTGATAGGCACTGATATTGCTGAATTACTGCTGGATGGACACATGCCGTCGTCCGATGAATTTCGACGTACCGGTATACCGATCGTGATGAGTCACGCGAACCTGCAGGATCTACAGGCGTCCGGTATGGTCGAACTGCAGGAGGATAATCTCGTCGTGACTAACGACCGCGCGTCGGTGAACGCTGCGCCGGCGACGACGCGGGGTCAGCTGTCGATCGACGATGCCACCGATCGATTCAGACATTTACTCTTATATGGCCGGAAAAAG GATGCATTAGAATCGGCCGTGAAGAATCACCTATGGGGTCACGCTCTTTTCCTTGCATCGAAAATGGACACTAGAACATACGCTAATATTTTAACTCG attCGCGAATAATTCAATGAAGATGAACGACCCGTTGCAGACGCTGTATCAGATAATGTCTGGTCGTCAGCCGTCTGCCGTAACCGGCGTATCGGATGATAGATGGGGGGACTGGCGTCCGCATCTGGCGATGATTTTATCGAATCAATCCATATCGAAACCGGAACTGGATAAGAAAAGTATTTCTTCATTAGGAGATACGTTAG CGTCGCGTGGTTGTCTACACGCCAGTCATTTCTGTTATTTGATGGCTCAGCACAGTTTCGGCACGTTCTTGAAGAAGACGTCGAAGCTCGTGTTGATCGGTTCTAGTCACGTGTTACCGTTCAACGAGTTCGCGTCGAACGACGCCATACAATGTACGGAGATCTACGAATACGCCGTAGCTTTAGGGAATCCGCAACATGTGCTTTATCACTTCCAG CCATATAAGTATATCTACGCTACGCGTCTAGCCGAAGCCGGTCTGTCGCAGGAAGCGTTACATTACTGCGAAGTTATCGCCAACACCGTTTCATCGAATCCATCTGTGTACAATCCGATATTCGTCAAATTGCTCTACGAA CTTTCGAGTCGTTTGAAATACAGCGACCAGAACCGTATGCAATACGCCGTATACGAAGATCCGATTTGGTTGCAACGATTGGCTCAGGTCGTCGCTGCCTTTGAC GATGGAAGTTTACAGCCAGTATCCGGTGTCGTAACCCCAGGTTACTCGTCGACTACTGCCGGTAGCGAAGCCGGGGATGTTTTGCCGCCCGATAATCAGCAAACTGATCAGGACTCGCATAACCAatcacaacaacaacaacaag GTTATTACGGTTACTACAATCAAGAGGGTGGagaccagcagcagcagcagcagcagtgggCTCAATACTACAACCAACAACAAGTTACTGCTACAGGGGACCAACAACAAACTG ATGTTACTgctcaacaacaacaacaacaagacTGGCAGCAACAAtggcaacaacaacagcagcagcagcagcagcagcagggtCAGTACTACGACGGGCAATATTACAATCAGTACCAACAACCGCAACCAACTGATCAAACTGATTctcagcaacagcaacag AGCGTCGATCAGGTCGATTACGCCGGACAGAACGTTAATCTCGGAAGTAGTATGAACAGTAATTACACGGCTACGAGCGATCGATCTGAAGATACCGTCAGTCAATCTCCCGAAGCGGCTGCCAGTTCGTTCGATTACTACGGAGCTTCGCAACAACAG ttttcaaaattACCTCCGCTGTCGATCAGCAACACGACATCGAGCTCGCCTCACGAGCTGTCTCCGGGCGGTGGCGGCGCTAGCACGCCGGACACGGTAACTAACAGTGTCTCGTCCCCTCTGTCATTGTCTCGTAAATCAAGCGTCGGCTCGACGTTGAGCAGTAGCCTTGATCGCCAGATGGCTAAGGAG GCTATGAGGAGATTGCGTCAGACATCAGTCGGATCGAACAGCTCGTCACGATACAGCCAAAGTCCA CCTGGATCGTTGCCGGGAAGCCCTACCGAAaaaacaccccctggtggtcAGTCTATTGATAACAAATCGCCGACACCGACGATCACTGCCGCCAGCAACCAGTCCAATTCACAG GCCGGATGGTTTGGTGGACTCTTCAATAGATTTGCACCGAAGAAGAAAAACGAAATTAAACTTCCGGATGATAAAAATCCGACT ATCATCTGGGATCCGGTGAAAAAACGGTGGACGAACGTCGACGGCGACGACGAAGATGAAACCAACGTGGCGCCGCCTCCCAAAGACATCGATCTCATGAATAAAACGAGCCCCGCTAATACGACAGCTACCTCGGCGGCGCCCATTTCAGCCCAACCTACACCCGGGGCTCCACCACCTTCCGGTAATAGGTTTGCCCGGCAAAAAGTAAGAG GTGCGCGTGGTCAGTACGTAGATGTACTTAAAGGATCGAGTACGGCTGCACCTGCCGCACCTGCTAGTCTGTTTAACGTTATGCCGAACTCGACCGCTACGCCTGCAATGCCTAATATATTCATGCCGG CAGCTGGAGGTGCCGGTGACATGGGCGGAGCATCCGATGTCAATCTTTCGTCGCCGGGTGCAGCAGAAGATAACCAGCAGACGGACCCCAGCGCGGCGGCTCAGCCTTCGTTGACTCTTCCTCCTCAACCCGAG
- the LOC141908156 gene encoding uncharacterized protein LOC141908156 isoform X5 has translation MSPSRSVLMRQRYREGNSLSPAATLWDNPVSANVVLAAPIKQPASTSSTAGLFENPSQNGTTSSASTAGYFPPPGQSADSGTAAPNPRQQQPVVTQAQQPTFTQPKPLKDANLAPIIDQGNTQDPINKHNEPSPSVQNEPVGDRPVYKGEFRSMKSPNTDQLASNTGGQVNQGLNNTSIAETSRIPNDNIGNLQQVRGPDESSSAPLYQESRQEQAVVTNQPGTPQPQQQRPDNLTMSRSFDTPGGSSQTSSTPARRRSDDQSRDPKDRDDDRRYGRRDDDRSDSRRDDDRRDNDRRDDRRDSRRDDDRSDSRRVDDRRDDRGYRGRDRRYNDRSRYDDDDRRDDYYDRDYRYRPTTPSRDYEDGGRDRPRTPSREDPSRRPTTPSREYDYDRRYGDSRDRWYDRDYYDRYGERPSSRQSQDYRDSRDQYERPRSRQGQGEVETQQRSPSRGSQSEMERPRSRGAHDDYYRDYYRQAEYDRYYGYGRRDSHYYDDRYYEDYYNYQRQDRYNRGYYEEMQYYGQQYADDRYRDYYRNGHNYVGSDRGSQYSSSHSRGATPSHSRGATPSPNDDDSLARVIDYRHQQSYEQQTPQQQQPQQQQRSRPSSRQSYHDEYDGYYRRDDERRYSYGRSHSYDSYGEQNWQQSKQSEGRMTPVKYAMPHVRAFFGPCGQLIKVLPNRPADGQPATVEIHDLENMFADTSEVETLRTFPGPLVNIETHKNDVLSFCHHQARMHHENVNMIDRSSAELLWKYLELLIKQNGTVIGTDIAELLLDGHMPSSDEFRRTGIPIVMSHANLQDLQASGMVELQEDNLVVTNDRASVNAAPATTRGQLSIDDATDRFRHLLLYGRKKDALESAVKNHLWGHALFLASKMDTRTYANILTRFANNSMKMNDPLQTLYQIMSGRQPSAVTGVSDDRWGDWRPHLAMILSNQSISKPELDKKSISSLGDTLASRGCLHASHFCYLMAQHSFGTFLKKTSKLVLIGSSHVLPFNEFASNDAIQCTEIYEYAVALGNPQHVLYHFQPYKYIYATRLAEAGLSQEALHYCEVIANTVSSNPSVYNPIFVKLLYELSSRLKYSDQNRMQYAVYEDPIWLQRLAQVVAAFDDGSLQPVSGVVTPGYSSTTAGSEAGDVLPPDNQQTDQDSHNQSQQQQQGYYGYYNQEGGDQQQQQQQWAQYYNQQQVTATGDQQQTDVTAQQQQQQDWQQQWQQQQQQQQQQQGQYYDGQYYNQYQQPQPTDQTDSQQQQQSVDQVDYAGQNVNLGSSMNSNYTATSDRSEDTVSQSPEAAASSFDYYGASQQQFSKLPPLSISNTTSSSPHELSPGGGGASTPDTVTNSVSSPLSLSRKSSVGSTLSSSLDRQMAKEAMRRLRQTSVGSNSSSRYSQSPPGSLPGSPTEKTPPGGQSIDNKSPTPTITAASNQSNSQAGWFGGLFNRFAPKKKNEIKLPDDKNPTVVPRDGGTRPPVAHTNRPPPPPKSAGARGQYVDVLKGSSTAAPAAPASLFNVMPNSTATPAMPNIFMPAAGGAGDMGGASDVNLSSPGAAEDNQQTDPSAAAQPSLTLPPQPELSVVRQTKNSYWFANQHSRSSSMSSVSQEVQSITQMGQQQQQQQQQQQQQFAPGMTSNPADQAPQQTPSGAAHPPGPGGAGPFMYNPDQFDTNSQMTTGFPPPAGGGSSRLKYGARRSYPK, from the exons ATGTCGCCGTCGAGATCGGTTCTAATGAGACAGCGTTACCGCGAAGGTAACAGTCTATCTCCGGCGGCTACGCTGTGGGATAACCCGGTCAGCGCTAACGTCGTACTAGCAGCTCCCATAAAACAGCCAGCTTCTACTAGTTCTACTGCCGGTCTGTTCGAAAATCCTAGTCAGAATGGAACGACGTCTTCGGCCTCGACCGCTGGCTACTTTCCACCTCCTGGTCAGAGCGCCGACAGCGGCACGGCTGCTCCAAACCCTCGACAACAACAGCCAGTAGTTACACAAGCTCAGCAACCAACTTTTACGCAACCGAAACCATTGAAGGATGCTAATTTGGCACCGATCATTGATCAGGGTAATACACAAGATCCTATAAATAAGCATAATGAACCGAGTCCTTCAGTTCAAAACGAACCTGTAGGAGACAGACCAGTTTATAAAGGCGAGTTTCGGTCAATGAAGTCTCCTAATACAGACCAACTGGCATCTAATACTGGTGGTCAAGTCAACCAAGGTTTGAATAATACATCCATCGCTGAGACTTCGCGTATACCTAATGATAATATCGGTAATCTTCAACAAGTTCGCGGCCCCGATGAAAGCAGTTCCGCACCTTTATATCAAGAAAGTCGTCAGGAACAAGCGGTTGTTACCAATCAGCCTGGTACACCACAGCCACAGCAGCAGCGACCCGATAATTTGACGATGTCGCGTAGTTTCGATACGCCGGGCGGTAGTTCTCAGACTAGTAGCACGCCGGCTAGACGCCGCAGTGATGATCAATCACGAGACCCAAAAGACCGTGATGATGACAGACGTTACGGCAGACGTGATGACGACAGGTCGGACAGCAGACGTGATGACGACAGACGCGATAACGACAGACGTGATGACCGACGAGACAGCAGACGCGATGACGACAGGTCGGACAGCAGACGCGTTGACGACAGACGCGATGATCGCGGTTATAGAGGGCGTGATCGTAGATACAACGACCGATCGCGATACGACGATGACGACCGTCGTGACGATTATTACGATCGCGATTACCGATATCGACCGACGACACCGTCTAGGGATTACGAGGACGGCGGTCGTGATCGTCCGCGTACGCCGAGTCGGGAAGATCCATCGAGGCGACCGACTACTCCGTCGCGGGAATATGACTACGATCGGCGATACGGAGACTCGAGAGACAG GTGGTATGATAGAGATTATTATGATCGATACGGTGAACGACCCTCCAGTCGTCAATCACAGGACTACCGCGACTCACGTGATCAGTATGAACGACCCAGGTCTAGACAGGGACAGG GTGAAGTAGAAACGCAGCAGAGATCCCCGTCTAGAGGTAGTCAGAGTGAAATGGAGCGCCCTCGATCCAGAGGAGCTCATGATGATTATTACAGGGATTATTATCGACAAGCGG AATATGATCGTTACTATGGCTATGGCAGACGCGACTCTCATTACTACGACGACCGATATTACGAGGATTACTATAACTACCAGAGACAGGATCGGTATAATCGCGGTTACTATGAAGAAATGCAATATTATGGCCAGCAATACGCCGACGATCG GTATCGGGATTACTATCGCAACGGACACAATTACGTCGGGTCGGATCGTGGTAGCCAATATTCGTCGTCGCATTCTAGAGGCGCCACGCCGTCGCACTCGAGAGGTGCCACGCCTTCCCCGAATGACGATGATAGTCT AGCCCGGGTCATCGACTATCGACATCAACAATCGTACGAACAGCAGACGCCTCAACAGCAGCAGCCACAGCAGCAGCAAAGGTCAAGGCCGTCTAGTCGGCAATCGTACCACGACGAATACGACGGTTACTATCGTCGTGACGATGAGCGTCGTTATAGTTACGGACGGTCGCATAGTTACGACAGCTATGGCGAACAGAACTGGCAACAATCGAAACAATCGG AAGGTCGTATGACGCCGGTGAAGTATGCCATGCCGCATGTTCGAGCATTTTTTGGTCCGTGTGGTCAGCTGATAAAGGTTCTGCCCAATCGGCCGGCAGACGGACAGCCTGCTACGGTTGAAATACATGATCTTGAAAACATGTTCGCCGATACGTCCGAAGTAGAAACGCTTAGAACATTCCCCGGTCCTCTAGTCAA tattgAAACTCATAAGAATGACGTGCTATCGTTCTGTCACCACCAAGCGCGAATGCACCACGAAAATGTTAACATGATCGATCGTAGCTCGGCGGAATTATTGTGGAAATATCTGGAATTACTCATCAAACAAAACGGA ACTGTGATAGGCACTGATATTGCTGAATTACTGCTGGATGGACACATGCCGTCGTCCGATGAATTTCGACGTACCGGTATACCGATCGTGATGAGTCACGCGAACCTGCAGGATCTACAGGCGTCCGGTATGGTCGAACTGCAGGAGGATAATCTCGTCGTGACTAACGACCGCGCGTCGGTGAACGCTGCGCCGGCGACGACGCGGGGTCAGCTGTCGATCGACGATGCCACCGATCGATTCAGACATTTACTCTTATATGGCCGGAAAAAG GATGCATTAGAATCGGCCGTGAAGAATCACCTATGGGGTCACGCTCTTTTCCTTGCATCGAAAATGGACACTAGAACATACGCTAATATTTTAACTCG attCGCGAATAATTCAATGAAGATGAACGACCCGTTGCAGACGCTGTATCAGATAATGTCTGGTCGTCAGCCGTCTGCCGTAACCGGCGTATCGGATGATAGATGGGGGGACTGGCGTCCGCATCTGGCGATGATTTTATCGAATCAATCCATATCGAAACCGGAACTGGATAAGAAAAGTATTTCTTCATTAGGAGATACGTTAG CGTCGCGTGGTTGTCTACACGCCAGTCATTTCTGTTATTTGATGGCTCAGCACAGTTTCGGCACGTTCTTGAAGAAGACGTCGAAGCTCGTGTTGATCGGTTCTAGTCACGTGTTACCGTTCAACGAGTTCGCGTCGAACGACGCCATACAATGTACGGAGATCTACGAATACGCCGTAGCTTTAGGGAATCCGCAACATGTGCTTTATCACTTCCAG CCATATAAGTATATCTACGCTACGCGTCTAGCCGAAGCCGGTCTGTCGCAGGAAGCGTTACATTACTGCGAAGTTATCGCCAACACCGTTTCATCGAATCCATCTGTGTACAATCCGATATTCGTCAAATTGCTCTACGAA CTTTCGAGTCGTTTGAAATACAGCGACCAGAACCGTATGCAATACGCCGTATACGAAGATCCGATTTGGTTGCAACGATTGGCTCAGGTCGTCGCTGCCTTTGAC GATGGAAGTTTACAGCCAGTATCCGGTGTCGTAACCCCAGGTTACTCGTCGACTACTGCCGGTAGCGAAGCCGGGGATGTTTTGCCGCCCGATAATCAGCAAACTGATCAGGACTCGCATAACCAatcacaacaacaacaacaag GTTATTACGGTTACTACAATCAAGAGGGTGGagaccagcagcagcagcagcagcagtgggCTCAATACTACAACCAACAACAAGTTACTGCTACAGGGGACCAACAACAAACTG ATGTTACTgctcaacaacaacaacaacaagacTGGCAGCAACAAtggcaacaacaacagcagcagcagcagcagcagcagggtCAGTACTACGACGGGCAATATTACAATCAGTACCAACAACCGCAACCAACTGATCAAACTGATTctcagcaacagcaacag AGCGTCGATCAGGTCGATTACGCCGGACAGAACGTTAATCTCGGAAGTAGTATGAACAGTAATTACACGGCTACGAGCGATCGATCTGAAGATACCGTCAGTCAATCTCCCGAAGCGGCTGCCAGTTCGTTCGATTACTACGGAGCTTCGCAACAACAG ttttcaaaattACCTCCGCTGTCGATCAGCAACACGACATCGAGCTCGCCTCACGAGCTGTCTCCGGGCGGTGGCGGCGCTAGCACGCCGGACACGGTAACTAACAGTGTCTCGTCCCCTCTGTCATTGTCTCGTAAATCAAGCGTCGGCTCGACGTTGAGCAGTAGCCTTGATCGCCAGATGGCTAAGGAG GCTATGAGGAGATTGCGTCAGACATCAGTCGGATCGAACAGCTCGTCACGATACAGCCAAAGTCCA CCTGGATCGTTGCCGGGAAGCCCTACCGAAaaaacaccccctggtggtcAGTCTATTGATAACAAATCGCCGACACCGACGATCACTGCCGCCAGCAACCAGTCCAATTCACAG GCCGGATGGTTTGGTGGACTCTTCAATAGATTTGCACCGAAGAAGAAAAACGAAATTAAACTTCCGGATGATAAAAATCCGACT GTTGTGCCACGTGATGGGGGAACTCGGCCACCTGTCGCTCACACGAACAGACCGCCGCCACCGCCTAAATCCGCAG GTGCGCGTGGTCAGTACGTAGATGTACTTAAAGGATCGAGTACGGCTGCACCTGCCGCACCTGCTAGTCTGTTTAACGTTATGCCGAACTCGACCGCTACGCCTGCAATGCCTAATATATTCATGCCGG CAGCTGGAGGTGCCGGTGACATGGGCGGAGCATCCGATGTCAATCTTTCGTCGCCGGGTGCAGCAGAAGATAACCAGCAGACGGACCCCAGCGCGGCGGCTCAGCCTTCGTTGACTCTTCCTCCTCAACCCGAG TTGTCCGTTGTTCGTCAAACGAAAAACTCATACTGG